From the genome of Colwellia psychrerythraea 34H, one region includes:
- the edd gene encoding phosphogluconate dehydratase gives MKQQIVDITDRIIKRSTKTRAAYLAKIDAAKSDTVHRAGLSCGNLAHGFAACGKDDKSSLRGINHSDIAIVSAYNDMLSAHQPYQTYPDIIKAAVKEAGGVAQFAAGVPAMCDGVTQGQPGMDLSLMSRDVIAMSTAVGLSHNMFDGALMLGICDKIVPGLLIASMTFGHLPTVFIPAGPMPSGLPNKEKARVRQQHAKGEVDEVALLEAESASYHSAGTCTFFGTANSNQLVVEVMGLHLPGASFIAPNTQLREELTKAAARQATRLTQQSGNYLPIGKMVDERSVVNAIVALLATGGSTNLTMHIIAFAKAAGIIINFQDFNDLSEAVPLLTRIYPNGHADINQFQEAGGMALLFRELIEGGLVYEDVETICGRGLTRYTKKPVLDNGELKWVDCVEKSLDDEIIATVAKPFSSHGGLRVMKGNLGVSVIKTSSLREGSFVIKAPAVVFEDQHELQTAFDAGELEKDFVAVVRFQGPKARGMPELHKLTPLLGVLQDKGFKVALVTDGRMSGASGKVPAAIHLCPEALDGGLIAKVKSGDMINVDGETGELTLLVDEKELASREVAQFQVNGHHEGMGRELFGFMRRNLSSAETGACSLFDS, from the coding sequence ATGAAACAGCAAATAGTAGATATTACCGACAGAATTATAAAACGTAGTACTAAAACTCGTGCTGCATATTTAGCAAAAATTGATGCCGCAAAATCAGACACAGTTCATCGTGCCGGTTTATCATGTGGTAACTTAGCACACGGCTTTGCTGCTTGTGGAAAGGATGACAAGTCATCATTACGCGGCATAAATCATTCAGATATCGCTATTGTTTCTGCTTACAACGATATGCTTAGTGCTCATCAGCCATATCAGACATATCCAGACATAATTAAAGCGGCAGTTAAAGAAGCTGGTGGCGTTGCACAATTTGCTGCGGGTGTCCCTGCCATGTGTGATGGTGTTACACAAGGCCAGCCGGGTATGGATTTAAGCTTGATGAGCCGTGATGTAATCGCAATGTCAACGGCTGTTGGTTTATCTCATAATATGTTTGACGGTGCATTAATGTTAGGCATCTGCGATAAAATAGTACCGGGCTTACTGATCGCAAGTATGACATTTGGTCATTTACCGACGGTATTTATCCCAGCAGGTCCTATGCCTTCAGGTCTGCCAAACAAGGAAAAAGCTCGCGTTCGTCAGCAACATGCTAAAGGCGAAGTGGACGAAGTCGCATTGCTTGAGGCTGAATCTGCGTCATATCACTCTGCAGGTACTTGTACTTTCTTTGGCACCGCAAACTCCAATCAGTTAGTGGTTGAAGTCATGGGCTTACATTTACCTGGTGCATCTTTTATTGCCCCTAATACACAACTTCGTGAAGAATTAACAAAAGCTGCTGCTCGTCAAGCGACTCGTTTAACGCAACAATCGGGTAACTATCTGCCGATTGGGAAAATGGTTGATGAACGCTCGGTAGTTAATGCTATTGTAGCGTTACTTGCGACAGGCGGTTCAACTAACCTGACTATGCATATAATTGCTTTTGCTAAAGCGGCAGGCATTATTATTAACTTCCAAGACTTTAATGATCTTTCTGAAGCTGTTCCATTATTAACACGCATATACCCTAACGGCCATGCGGATATAAACCAATTTCAAGAAGCTGGCGGCATGGCGTTATTATTCCGAGAACTTATTGAAGGTGGGCTAGTATACGAAGATGTAGAAACTATCTGTGGTCGCGGTTTAACTCGATACACCAAAAAACCTGTTTTAGACAATGGTGAGCTTAAGTGGGTTGATTGCGTAGAAAAGTCACTTGATGATGAAATTATTGCAACCGTTGCTAAGCCATTTAGTTCTCATGGTGGTTTACGAGTAATGAAAGGTAATTTAGGTGTTTCGGTTATTAAAACGTCATCACTTCGAGAAGGTAGCTTTGTCATTAAAGCACCTGCTGTTGTTTTTGAAGACCAACATGAATTACAGACTGCATTTGACGCAGGTGAGCTAGAAAAAGATTTTGTTGCCGTAGTAAGGTTCCAAGGCCCTAAAGCTCGTGGCATGCCTGAATTACACAAATTAACGCCATTGTTAGGCGTACTTCAAGACAAAGGCTTTAAAGTTGCTCTCGTTACTGACGGACGTATGTCTGGCGCTTCAGGTAAGGTGCCTGCAGCCATTCATTTATGCCCTGAAGCACTCGATGGTGGTTTAATTGCTAAAGTTAAAAGTGGCGACATGATCAATGTAGATGGCGAAACTGGCGAACTTACTCTATTAGTTGATGAAAAAGAATTAGCTTCACGTGAAGTTGCTCAGTTTCAAGTAAATGGTCATCATGAAGGTATGGGCCGTGAGCTATTTGGCTTTATGCGTCGTAATTTGAGTTCAGCTGAAACAGGTGCGTGTTCGTTATTCGATTCATAA
- a CDS encoding bifunctional 4-hydroxy-2-oxoglutarate aldolase/2-dehydro-3-deoxy-phosphogluconate aldolase has product MTVSKNWQIMPKDLFNMGPIVPVLVINNVEEALPIAEALLTAGIKVLEVTLRTSAALEVISAIAKELPEAIVGSGTVTNRQQLQQSYDAGAKFAISPGLTKDLLQAGNEGKIALIPGISSISELMDGADYGYDHLKFFPAEASGGVNAIKSIGGPFPDIRFCPTGGINLGNVRDYLALPNVVCCGGSWLVSNSIVENKNWSEITKLANQALAHVK; this is encoded by the coding sequence ATGACAGTATCAAAAAATTGGCAAATTATGCCAAAGGACCTTTTCAACATGGGGCCTATTGTTCCTGTATTAGTAATCAACAACGTTGAAGAGGCGTTACCGATTGCGGAAGCATTATTGACTGCAGGCATTAAAGTATTAGAAGTAACTTTACGCACGTCGGCAGCACTTGAAGTGATCAGTGCTATTGCAAAGGAATTACCAGAAGCCATTGTGGGCTCAGGTACAGTTACCAACCGTCAGCAATTGCAGCAGTCTTATGATGCGGGTGCTAAATTTGCTATCAGCCCAGGTTTAACAAAAGATTTATTACAAGCGGGTAATGAGGGTAAAATTGCGTTAATTCCAGGTATATCTTCTATTTCTGAGCTTATGGACGGTGCAGATTATGGTTATGACCATTTGAAATTTTTCCCTGCAGAAGCTTCGGGTGGCGTTAATGCTATTAAATCAATTGGTGGGCCTTTCCCTGATATTCGTTTTTGCCCTACAGGCGGTATAAACCTAGGTAATGTGCGTGATTATTTGGCTTTACCGAATGTTGTTTGTTGTGGTGGTTCATGGTTAGTTTCAAATAGTATTGTAGAAAACAAAAATTGGTCTGAAATCACCAAATTAGCTAACCAAGCATTAGCACATGTAAAATAG
- a CDS encoding DUF4339 domain-containing protein — protein MKKWFFSNNGEVTAPFDLDGAKDYLASNPNVYGWHPSFTQWKPVNCISEFADILPVTVQAPLIPKEISDKFIAKKQRLVSKLASIDDSINHSQSSLGKFEKQIEDYKTLTQNLNDNVKDAIDNIEKKHKGLNRKLSQVKDAVHIAGKEMTEVVDDFDRRMSSNDIFMPSCKPSALAMQDISTSESDEAQISKSKLAQEKLATPHKRVDIEEAKAEQPIETVKATPVPDKKITPPDVDIQYGNRMTVDVDLGNRMAAESINSMKNMMKSVFKGDKKVEKAKKPEKVEVKTVEVNKSNDQPLSMAERLKMAQNNH, from the coding sequence ATGAAAAAATGGTTTTTTTCAAATAATGGCGAAGTAACTGCCCCATTCGACTTAGACGGGGCAAAAGATTATTTAGCGAGTAACCCAAATGTATATGGCTGGCACCCTTCATTTACTCAATGGAAACCCGTCAATTGTATTAGTGAGTTTGCCGATATATTACCAGTTACAGTGCAGGCTCCGTTAATTCCAAAAGAAATTTCTGACAAATTCATAGCTAAAAAGCAACGCTTAGTATCAAAGTTGGCCTCAATTGACGATAGTATTAACCATAGTCAGTCATCTCTAGGTAAATTTGAAAAACAAATTGAAGACTATAAAACCTTAACACAAAACTTAAATGATAATGTCAAAGATGCTATTGATAATATTGAGAAAAAACATAAAGGCTTAAACCGAAAGTTATCACAAGTTAAAGATGCTGTGCATATAGCAGGAAAAGAAATGACTGAAGTTGTCGACGACTTTGATCGAAGAATGAGCTCTAATGACATCTTTATGCCCTCTTGTAAACCAAGTGCACTAGCGATGCAAGACATCAGCACTAGTGAAAGTGATGAAGCACAAATTAGTAAATCTAAGCTGGCTCAAGAAAAGCTAGCAACACCTCATAAGCGTGTTGATATAGAAGAAGCCAAAGCAGAACAACCAATTGAAACTGTAAAAGCTACACCTGTACCAGATAAAAAAATAACACCACCTGACGTTGATATCCAATACGGTAATCGAATGACAGTTGACGTTGATCTTGGTAATAGAATGGCTGCTGAAAGTATCAACAGTATGAAGAACATGATGAAATCTGTCTTCAAAGGTGACAAAAAAGTAGAGAAAGCGAAGAAGCCTGAAAAAGTGGAAGTCAAAACAGTGGAAGTCAACAAAAGCAATGATCAACCATTATCAATGGCTGAACGTTTAAAAATGGCACAAAACAACCACTAA
- a CDS encoding DUF4339 domain-containing protein has translation MKKWFFSDNGKVTGPLELKESNELVSKNPDLYAWHPSYTHWVPVSCIDEFEVSMTPPPPPIEIPKDLIDGLIGEEKELITTLDRIDKTIKITSDSLYEIDAELDNYGQIAHNLTEEVRAVVKTIEEQYAALQKNLANVIKTDY, from the coding sequence ATGAAAAAATGGTTTTTTTCAGACAATGGTAAAGTAACAGGTCCTTTAGAGTTAAAAGAATCAAATGAATTAGTTTCAAAGAATCCTGATTTATATGCCTGGCATCCTTCATATACGCATTGGGTTCCTGTTAGTTGTATTGATGAATTTGAAGTATCAATGACACCACCACCTCCTCCAATAGAGATCCCAAAAGATCTGATTGATGGTTTAATTGGAGAAGAAAAAGAATTAATTACAACATTAGACCGTATTGATAAGACTATAAAAATCACTTCAGATTCTTTATATGAAATAGATGCTGAGTTAGATAATTATGGCCAAATTGCTCATAACTTAACTGAAGAAGTTAGAGCGGTAGTTAAGACAATTGAAGAGCAATATGCGGCTTTACAGAAAAATCTAGCTAACGTAATTAAAACGGATTATTAA
- the rne gene encoding ribonuclease E, with translation MKRMLINATQSEELRVALVDGQKLYDLDIESPGHEQKKSNIYKAKITRIEPSLEAAFVDYGADRHGFLPMKEIAREYFPKGYTFQGRPNIKEVLHEGQEVIVQIDKEERGQKGAALTTFISLAGSYLVLMPNNPRAGGISRRIEGDERTELKASLSKLDLPKGMGLIVRTAGVGKDYEELKWDLSVLLHHWQAISDAGKSRPAPFLIHQETNLILRAIRDYLRRDIGEVLIDRPKTFESVKKHIEVVRPDFLNKIKLYTSDVPLFTHYQIETQIETAFQREVRLPSGGSIVIDPTEAMTSIDINSARATKGSDIEETAFNTNLEAAEEIARQLRLRDLGGLVVIDFIDMTPVRHQREVENRMRDSVHQDRARIQLGKISRFGLLEMSRQRLRPSIGETSQGVCPRCSGTGHVRGVESLALSILRLMEEEAIKENTLHVQAQVPVPVATYLLNEKRRSVMHVEKHHNVRVLIIPNPHMDTPQYEVLRVKNDETIVEASYELPVKKAELEEAKMPKFDKVAAKRDEPLIQGMTSPTRAPKADESPVKAEITTVSKQTKPSGFFGWLKSLFVAEEVVEEVKEVSTTQQPKKPQERRGNQQAKRRNNRGNNRNRNDRNGEDATNRPIQKENEARDTRPSRDEEVNKPKRQPRKTIAVDKEKVVKEEKNTERRQRRNNRKKIRVTPTDKVIETTEKLAVVSTPEIEQVNTPAVENVEVVATNDDKPRNRRSPRHLRANGQRRRRNNAENNSEATQQDQALTTENITTDESVEARYPATSVTEQEVVVTSTEEVAVETIAAAPVETKAVETEAVETVIDVPLNDTKELDTTKTEEEVSTADVAEQVTEVQQELPLEQKQDVVVTTEESPEVKEANAAAPVETDVTSPAIETVKQETVNDTAPVAKSVEVAETVIATQEDKVVAPKPAKKASSAVKKAAPKDKKLARQVKKANRLSGHAKAPMTKTETITTIKDIPTNFMADSERHVHQSSGRTAIIADVVNRSSAQATKP, from the coding sequence ATGAAACGTATGTTAATTAACGCTACCCAATCAGAAGAATTGCGCGTAGCACTAGTAGATGGCCAAAAACTTTACGATTTAGATATTGAAAGTCCAGGTCACGAACAAAAAAAATCTAATATCTATAAAGCTAAAATCACACGTATTGAGCCTTCTCTAGAAGCTGCTTTTGTTGATTATGGTGCCGATCGCCATGGTTTCTTACCAATGAAAGAAATCGCACGTGAATACTTCCCTAAAGGCTATACATTTCAAGGCCGCCCTAACATTAAAGAAGTATTACACGAAGGCCAAGAAGTTATCGTTCAGATAGATAAAGAAGAACGTGGCCAAAAAGGCGCGGCTCTTACTACCTTTATTAGTCTTGCTGGTAGTTATTTAGTATTAATGCCAAACAACCCACGTGCTGGTGGTATTTCACGTCGTATTGAAGGTGATGAACGCACCGAGTTAAAAGCTTCGTTGAGCAAACTAGATTTACCTAAAGGCATGGGCTTAATTGTAAGAACTGCTGGCGTAGGTAAAGATTACGAAGAATTAAAATGGGATCTTAGTGTCCTTTTACATCACTGGCAAGCGATTAGTGATGCAGGCAAAAGTCGCCCTGCTCCTTTCTTAATTCATCAAGAAACCAACCTGATTTTACGTGCTATTCGTGACTATTTACGTCGTGATATTGGTGAAGTATTAATTGATCGTCCTAAAACGTTTGAAAGTGTTAAAAAACACATTGAGGTCGTTCGTCCTGACTTCTTAAATAAAATAAAGCTATATACCAGTGATGTACCTTTATTTACGCATTATCAAATTGAAACTCAAATAGAAACGGCCTTCCAACGTGAAGTACGCTTACCTTCTGGCGGATCAATTGTTATTGACCCTACTGAAGCAATGACTTCTATAGATATTAACTCAGCACGTGCAACTAAAGGTAGTGACATTGAAGAAACTGCCTTTAATACCAATTTAGAAGCTGCTGAAGAGATTGCTCGTCAACTTCGCTTACGTGATTTAGGTGGCTTGGTTGTTATTGACTTTATCGATATGACACCTGTTCGTCATCAACGTGAAGTAGAAAATAGAATGCGTGATTCAGTTCATCAAGATAGAGCACGTATTCAGCTTGGTAAAATCTCTCGCTTTGGTTTATTAGAGATGTCTCGCCAACGTTTACGTCCTTCAATTGGTGAAACAAGCCAAGGTGTATGTCCTCGTTGTAGTGGTACAGGTCATGTTCGTGGTGTTGAATCTTTAGCGTTATCTATATTACGATTAATGGAAGAAGAAGCGATAAAGGAAAATACGTTACATGTACAAGCACAAGTACCTGTACCTGTTGCAACCTACTTATTAAATGAGAAACGTCGCTCAGTGATGCATGTTGAAAAACATCATAATGTAAGAGTTTTGATCATTCCTAATCCACATATGGATACTCCGCAATACGAAGTTCTGCGTGTTAAAAATGATGAAACTATCGTAGAAGCAAGTTATGAATTACCGGTAAAGAAAGCTGAACTTGAAGAAGCTAAAATGCCTAAGTTTGATAAAGTTGCGGCTAAACGTGATGAACCTTTGATTCAAGGTATGACTTCACCAACACGTGCTCCTAAAGCCGATGAGTCGCCAGTAAAAGCGGAAATAACTACGGTATCCAAACAAACGAAACCTAGTGGATTCTTTGGTTGGTTAAAGAGCCTCTTTGTTGCTGAAGAAGTGGTTGAAGAAGTTAAAGAAGTAAGTACTACTCAACAACCTAAAAAACCACAAGAAAGACGTGGAAACCAGCAAGCTAAGCGTCGCAACAATCGTGGCAATAACCGTAACCGTAACGATCGTAATGGCGAAGATGCTACTAATCGTCCTATTCAAAAAGAAAATGAAGCAAGAGATACTCGTCCTAGTCGCGATGAAGAAGTCAATAAACCTAAGAGACAGCCTCGTAAAACTATCGCTGTTGATAAAGAAAAAGTTGTTAAAGAAGAGAAGAATACTGAACGTCGTCAACGTAGGAACAATCGTAAAAAAATACGTGTAACACCGACAGATAAAGTCATCGAAACAACTGAAAAATTAGCTGTAGTTAGTACCCCTGAAATTGAACAGGTTAATACTCCTGCTGTTGAGAATGTAGAGGTTGTAGCAACTAACGATGATAAACCACGTAATAGACGTTCTCCAAGACACTTAAGAGCAAATGGTCAACGTCGTCGTCGTAACAATGCTGAAAATAATTCTGAAGCTACACAACAGGATCAGGCATTAACGACTGAAAATATAACTACCGATGAGTCAGTAGAAGCACGTTATCCTGCAACTTCTGTTACTGAACAAGAAGTAGTGGTTACTTCAACTGAAGAAGTTGCGGTTGAAACAATTGCAGCAGCACCTGTTGAAACTAAAGCAGTTGAAACTGAAGCAGTTGAAACGGTTATTGATGTGCCGTTAAATGACACCAAAGAGCTTGATACAACGAAAACTGAAGAAGAAGTTTCCACAGCAGATGTTGCTGAGCAAGTGACTGAAGTTCAGCAAGAGTTGCCGTTAGAGCAAAAACAAGACGTTGTTGTAACGACAGAAGAATCTCCTGAAGTAAAAGAGGCGAATGCCGCCGCTCCAGTTGAAACGGATGTTACAAGTCCAGCTATTGAAACTGTTAAGCAAGAAACAGTAAATGATACTGCACCAGTTGCTAAAAGCGTTGAAGTTGCGGAAACTGTTATTGCAACGCAAGAAGATAAAGTTGTAGCTCCTAAGCCTGCTAAGAAAGCATCCTCTGCAGTCAAGAAAGCCGCACCTAAAGATAAAAAGTTAGCAAGACAAGTTAAAAAAGCTAACCGTCTATCTGGCCATGCAAAAGCACCAATGACTAAAACAGAAACAATCACGACTATTAAAGATATACCAACAAACTTTATGGCTGACAGTGAACGACATGTTCATCAGTCGTCAGGTAGAACAGCTATTATTGCTGATGTGGTAAATCGTAGTAGTGCGCAGGCAACTAAGCCATAG
- the rluC gene encoding 23S rRNA pseudouridine(955/2504/2580) synthase RluC codes for MKETKTQKANHVPKIKLKTKHHSVVKKPQQKKITPEKPVQEKIAPEPEKPKVRFITIDSEDAGQRIDNFLLRTLKGVPKSHLYRLMRKGEIRVNKKRIKPVYKLLIDDEVRIAPIRVSEEKDAVSTGLHIVANLEKQILFEDDRLIVINKPSGMAVHGGSGLSFGLIEALRALRPEARMLELVHRLDRDTSGCLMVAKKRSTLRHLHEQFRDKNVQKFYHALVKGHWPTKLTRVTDALKKNDLKSGERVVVVDNQLGKESETRFRVLERYRGATLVRAFPVTGRTHQIRVHCQTSGHSIAMDAKYGHEEFDEQMKSKGLKRLFLHAASIEFTHPNTEQRLKIEAPLEASLEKLLSKLVKE; via the coding sequence ATGAAAGAAACTAAGACTCAAAAAGCCAATCACGTGCCTAAAATTAAATTAAAGACCAAACATCACTCAGTTGTAAAAAAGCCCCAACAGAAAAAAATCACGCCTGAAAAACCCGTTCAAGAGAAAATCGCTCCTGAGCCTGAAAAGCCAAAAGTACGCTTTATTACCATAGATAGTGAAGATGCAGGGCAGCGTATTGATAATTTTTTATTAAGAACACTTAAGGGAGTTCCTAAAAGTCACCTTTATCGTTTAATGCGTAAAGGCGAGATAAGAGTTAATAAAAAACGGATCAAACCTGTTTATAAATTACTTATCGATGATGAAGTACGTATTGCTCCTATTAGAGTTTCAGAAGAAAAAGATGCAGTGTCAACGGGATTACACATAGTAGCTAATCTAGAAAAACAAATTCTTTTTGAAGATGACCGATTAATTGTTATCAATAAACCATCAGGTATGGCTGTACATGGTGGTAGCGGCTTAAGCTTTGGATTGATTGAAGCGCTACGTGCGTTAAGACCAGAAGCGCGAATGTTAGAACTCGTCCATAGATTAGACAGAGATACCTCTGGTTGCTTAATGGTCGCCAAGAAGCGTTCGACCTTGCGTCATTTGCATGAACAGTTTCGTGATAAAAATGTACAAAAGTTTTATCATGCGTTAGTGAAAGGTCACTGGCCGACTAAGTTAACTCGCGTTACTGATGCACTAAAGAAAAATGATTTGAAATCAGGCGAACGAGTGGTAGTTGTCGATAACCAACTAGGAAAAGAGTCTGAAACACGTTTTAGAGTGTTGGAACGTTATCGTGGTGCAACACTGGTGAGAGCTTTTCCTGTAACGGGAAGAACACATCAAATACGAGTTCACTGTCAAACGAGTGGTCACTCTATTGCTATGGACGCAAAATATGGTCATGAAGAGTTTGACGAGCAAATGAAAAGCAAAGGGTTGAAACGCCTTTTCTTACATGCAGCGAGTATTGAATTTACTCATCCAAACACGGAGCAGCGATTAAAAATTGAAGCACCGCTTGAAGCTAGTTTAGAGAAACTATTGTCTAAGTTAGTTAAAGAGTAA
- a CDS encoding HAD-IA family hydrolase: MAMYKLVIFDWDGTLMDSIARIVSSMQAAADHCQLTIPTVKGVKDIIGLSLPKALDILFPGASQSQTTALLEQYKFQYVEGDNTPAPLFEDALSLLKALKDNNRLLAVATGKGRDGLQRVFSATQTEHFFHASRCADEALSKPDPQMLLSLLAELSVEPEQAVMIGDTNHDMQMAQAAGIDRIGITLGVHDREILNHYQPIAVVDSLIELQQLLLPVVEH, translated from the coding sequence ATGGCGATGTACAAATTAGTTATCTTTGATTGGGATGGCACTTTGATGGATTCTATTGCTCGTATTGTGTCATCAATGCAAGCGGCAGCCGATCACTGTCAGTTAACCATACCTACAGTCAAGGGTGTAAAAGATATCATTGGCCTAAGTTTACCTAAAGCTCTTGATATCTTATTCCCGGGGGCTTCTCAAAGCCAAACTACAGCATTGCTTGAGCAATATAAATTTCAATATGTTGAAGGTGATAATACTCCAGCACCTTTATTTGAAGATGCTCTATCGTTATTAAAAGCACTTAAGGATAATAATAGATTGTTAGCTGTGGCAACAGGTAAAGGCCGTGATGGTTTACAACGAGTCTTTTCGGCTACCCAAACTGAACATTTCTTTCATGCGTCACGCTGTGCAGATGAGGCACTTTCTAAACCTGACCCACAGATGTTATTGAGTTTATTAGCAGAGCTGAGTGTTGAGCCAGAGCAAGCGGTTATGATTGGAGATACTAATCATGATATGCAAATGGCTCAAGCAGCGGGTATTGATAGAATAGGCATTACCTTAGGTGTGCATGATCGAGAGATATTAAACCACTATCAACCAATAGCCGTTGTTGACTCCCTTATCGAGTTACAACAGTTATTATTACCAGTAGTAGAACACTGA
- a CDS encoding Maf family protein → MKTLVLGSTSPFRKTILEKLQLPFHCAKPNVDETEQKNESPQALVERLAIEKAKAVSSEYPNALIIGSDQVAVCEEEILGKPHNFDNAVVQLNKFSGKSITFYTGLCVYDSEKDKTIALVEPFIVHFNQLSQKDIANYLNAEQPYNCAGSFKSEGLGICLFSKLEGDDPNTLIGLPLIKLVGLLKQHGIDVLAEQSKLTV, encoded by the coding sequence ATGAAAACCTTAGTGCTTGGCTCTACTTCTCCGTTTCGTAAAACTATTTTAGAAAAACTCCAACTACCTTTTCACTGTGCAAAACCTAATGTTGATGAGACCGAACAAAAAAATGAATCTCCCCAAGCTTTAGTTGAACGCCTCGCAATAGAGAAAGCAAAAGCAGTTAGTTCAGAATATCCAAACGCTTTAATTATAGGATCGGATCAAGTAGCAGTATGCGAAGAAGAAATTTTAGGTAAACCTCATAATTTTGACAATGCTGTTGTTCAGTTAAATAAATTTAGTGGTAAAAGTATTACGTTCTATACCGGCCTATGTGTTTATGACAGTGAAAAAGATAAAACTATTGCTTTAGTGGAACCTTTTATCGTGCATTTTAATCAGCTGAGCCAAAAAGATATAGCAAACTATCTTAATGCTGAACAACCTTATAATTGTGCTGGTAGTTTTAAAAGTGAAGGTTTAGGTATTTGCTTATTTAGCAAACTTGAAGGTGATGATCCAAATACCTTAATAGGGTTACCTTTGATCAAGCTCGTGGGGCTATTAAAGCAACATGGTATCGATGTACTAGCTGAGCAAAGCAAACTGACTGTTTAA
- the yceD gene encoding 23S rRNA accumulation protein YceD, which translates to MQNLKLPITISPSRSAQRRLVCKGVFKLADMTRLLAECESGSEHVQVSVKFDVDERGLTVMSGTGSALVALTCQRCNENFDQSLEVEFTFSPAKNEEAAEKIPSYYDVVELDENGEVNLRELVEEELMLMIPLIPRHNIQDCSADADSVWGELPEELEKPNPFDVLKQFK; encoded by the coding sequence ATGCAGAATCTTAAACTTCCAATAACAATTAGTCCATCCCGTAGCGCGCAACGTAGACTCGTGTGCAAAGGTGTATTTAAATTAGCGGATATGACGAGACTGCTTGCAGAATGCGAAAGCGGAAGCGAGCATGTTCAAGTAAGTGTTAAGTTTGATGTGGATGAACGTGGTTTGACAGTAATGTCAGGTACGGGATCGGCATTAGTTGCATTAACTTGTCAGCGGTGTAACGAAAATTTTGATCAGTCACTTGAAGTAGAGTTTACTTTTAGTCCTGCCAAAAATGAGGAAGCTGCTGAAAAAATCCCGTCATATTATGACGTAGTAGAATTAGATGAAAATGGTGAAGTAAACTTACGCGAATTAGTGGAAGAAGAGTTAATGCTCATGATCCCATTAATTCCACGGCACAACATTCAAGATTGTTCAGCTGATGCTGATTCAGTTTGGGGTGAGTTGCCAGAAGAGCTTGAGAAGCCAAATCCATTTGATGTATTAAAACAATTCAAGTAG
- the rpmF gene encoding 50S ribosomal protein L32 encodes MAVQKSKKSRSRRGMRRSHDAVTPENLSVDPVSGETHRRHHITADGFYKGVKVIAV; translated from the coding sequence ATGGCAGTACAAAAAAGCAAAAAGTCTCGTTCAAGACGTGGCATGCGCCGTTCACATGATGCAGTAACACCGGAAAACTTATCAGTAGATCCAGTATCAGGTGAAACGCATCGTCGTCACCACATAACTGCTGATGGCTTTTACAAAGGCGTTAAAGTAATCGCTGTTTAA